The window ATTTTATGCGGCACCCCAGTCCCAGGAACGTAATGTTGGAAATCCCTTCCAGCATGGGCAGCACGGTAATGTCGGAACAGCCTCCCAAAGCCCCTCCCGATTGGGGCAGATTCATTTTTCCACCCGTTTCGTAGTTGACTGCGTACAGGAGCCACATAACCTGTTCGCTGTTGGCCGTAAATATCACCACTTCGGGATTCTCCGCGAACTGTGAGAGGGGCGCGATGAACACCGCTTCAGTGTTGCCTTTTTCCAGATACGTGGACTTGAGGATCGTTTCAGCGGAAGCTTCCTCGGTGGCATACAGGCCAACGCCGTATTTTTCCAGCACGCCGTCGTCCAGATACGCCTCCATGTCCGTTTCGAATCCGAGCACGGAAGTCCCCAGCTTGCAGCCCATCTGTTCCTTCCCGAGAAGGAGGGATTCGCCCTTACCGGCCAACACCAAAGCCTGGCAGTAGCTCTTCAACTCTTTTTGGGCGAACGAAACTCCCTCGGGGAGCCGGTCGGATTGCCTGAAAAAAGCGACCCCCACGGGTTCGTAATCCAGAGAAAGACGTTGCACCAGGTCATGGGAGACACCCTTCAAGTCGTTCATAAGAAACCTCGTGTATTTGACTCGTTTGCCCGGACGGACGCCCCCGTGCAGCGGAGTCGCCCGTTCCAGTGCCGTCGCGTGGTTCAAGCGCTTTCGTGGCGATGAGTCGTCCGTATCTAATGGTATTCGAGTTCACCTTTGGGCGCCAGGTCTCTTGTTCGTGGAATTTCAGACTGTAAAGGCGAATTAGCCTTCCGGTGCGTTCGTTCCGGCCTTTTCAGCCTTCCTTTCCACCACGCAATACAGCCCTTCGCCCGACATGGCGGCCCCCAAACAACTATTGTCGGAAATGCAGGTGGCTTTGCGAAGGTCTCCGGCTTTCCACCGATTCACGAGCCCTGGTTCCCGGATCAGGGGCCGGCAAAGGGAAATGTAGTCGGCCAGTCCCTCGGCCAAAATCTTCTCAGCTAGATGGTACGATCGAATGCCTCCCACCAGGATAAGGGGTACGTCGATTTCCTTCTTGAACGCTCCGGCTGCGTCCCGGAAAAACGCTTCCTGCTCTTCGGAGAGGACCTTGTTGAAATTCGGGTTGCGGTCTCCCGAGGCTATGGTGCCGCCACTCAACTCGATGGCGTCGATGCCGGCGCCGGCCAGCATCTGGCCCACTTGAACCGAGTCTTCCAGGCTGAGTCCTCCGTCCAGGTAGTCCTGCGAGTTCATCTTGACCAGTACGGGATAGTCCTCGCCCACGGCTTTTCGTACGGTTTCGAGTACTTCCATCAGCGCTCTTGCCCGGTTATCGATGCTTCCCCCGTAGGAGTCCGTGCGTTTGTTGAAGGCAGGCGATAGGAACTGGCTCAAGAGATACCCGTGCGCGGCATGCAGTTGAATGCCGTCAAATCCGGCCTGTTTCGCTCGAAGGGCGGCCTTTCCGAAAGCGTCGACAATCCCCTGTATGTCTTCAAGGGTCAGCTCGTTTCTGGGAGATTTGGCAAATCCTTCGACGATGGATGGGGCCAGGGGCGTTTTTCCCGTCAGCTTGGGATGCGAGAAGAAACCCGCATGAGACATCTGCATGAGGATCTTTCCCCCTTCCCGGTGGACCGTGTCCGTCATGGTTCGAAGTCCGGGGATGAGGTCGTCCTTGTACACTCCGAGCTGCCACGGTCCCGCCTGCCCGTCCGGTCGGACGTAGGCATGGCCCGTTATGATCAGGCCCACACCGCCACGCGCCAGCGAAGATTTGAGGCCTGTCAGCTTAGAGGTGCACGCGCCGTCGTCCGAAGCCATTCCCGACCAGGTGGCCGATCGGACGAATCGGTTGGACAAACGCAAACTTCCGATACTGCCGGACTCAAAAAGGCCACGCATGCGTTTCCTCCTTTCCTCGTGAGGAAAAAGATTCATAAGAAATCTCGGAGTCGTTTCTTAATTCGATAGGAACGATCCCACCCTGAAGATGCCCGCCACGAAGATAAATTTCAACTCGATCTCGATCATGGATGTCTCCGTCAATAGCTGGGGTCGGTCCACAATCTACTTGAACTACTGATCAAAAACAACTTGAATTACCCGAGAGTAAGGTCCGCGAACCTTTGCGGGCTTACAAATGTTACAGCTCCGGGGTCAGGATTCAAGCCCGCCCGACACATTTCAAAAGCGGGTAGGGGGAACGTTTTCAACCGTGTTGTGCCAATGGATGATTGGGATGAGACACAAGTCGGGAGGGAAGCATGATCAAACACATAGTCATGTGGAAACTGAAAGAATTCGTTGACAACCATAGCAAAGCGCAAAACGCCAAAACAATGAAGCAGATGCTGGAGAAACTTAAAGACAAAATTGAGGAAATCAAGTGTATGGAGATCGGCATCGGCGCCGCACGTTCGGCATCCAATTACGATATCGTTCTATCTTCCTCGTTCAATGATTGGAGGGATCTGGAAGCGTACCTCAAGCATCCGGAACATTCCGGCGTCCGCGAGTTCGTCATTAAGGTCAGTTTGGAGCGCGCCGTTGTAGACTATGAATCCGACTAAGCGAGGGAAGCGTCACATGGCTTCCTTCAGACTCCTTTCACATGTCCAATCACATGTCCAAGCGCTGCCGCGCCGTCTTGGGCGGAGCAGGCGATTCCTGGTCAGAACATGGGGGTTACCGGGCGCGGCATACGTACCGGCTGTTACCGTACCTCTATTCTTACTCCAAGACATGGATGTTCTTCTTCTTGCACATCTCCTTGAGGATTTCCGGCCACACGGTGACACTGACCTCGCCCAGGTGTGCTTTCTTGAGAAGCAGCATGTTGGTGCGCGACTGCCCGATGCCTCCGCCGATGCTGAGGGGAATCTCGTTATTCAGGATCGCCCGGTGGTAAGGCAATTTGAGGGAGTCCGTCTGGTCGGCGAGTTCCAACTGCTGCCTGAGCCTGTCTGCGTTCACTCGAATCCCCATGGACGTCAATTCATGACGGCGCCTGGTCACCGGGTTCCAGACGAGGATGTCGCCGTTGAGCCCGTGCATGGGCCGGCCGTCCTCGGACACGCATTCGGTACACCAATCGTCGTAATCCGCAGCCCTGAGTTCATGTGGATAGCCGTCCGCGAGGGACCATCCGATTCCGTAAATGAAAACCGCGGGGTGCTCCTGAAGTATCGTCGTTTCCCGCTGCTTGCGCGGCAAATCCGGATACCTGTCCAGGATGTCTTCCGCGTGCAGGAAGGTTAGTTCTTCGGGAAGATTGTGATATTGATCCGTCTTGAGCTGCGGAAACCGCTCTTGAACGTGCTTCTCGGCGCCGGTGACGACTTTCCAGATCTTCTCGACCACTTCCCGAAGGAATGCAAGGTTGCGCTGCGCATCGGTGATGGCTAGCTCCCAGTCCCATTGATCCACGTAGGCGCTATGGTCATGGTCGAGGAAATAGTCCTTTCTCACGGCTCGCATGTCCGTGCACAACCCCTCGCCGATATCCATCCCAAACTGCTTCAGGGCCATGCGTTTCCACTTGGTTGCAGCCTGAACAACCTCCGCGTCGACGGGATGTTGGTCGTTGTCGTTGGAAATATGGAAGCGGACCGGCGTGCGTGAACCGTCCCGGTCCAAATAGTCGTTCACGCCACTCCGGACATCCACAATGAGGGGAACGGTGACCATCATCAGATTGAGTTCCCTGCACAAATGCTCCTCAATGTAGTTTTTCAGTTCGAATATCGCCCTCTGGGTTTCTTTGGGGCTCAGCAGCGAGCGGTAGTTCCGGGGCAGGATCTTTTCGAGGTCGGCGTAATCGCCTATACCGGGTCCGGCCAGATCCGCTTTTTTGTCCGCCATGTTCCATTTCTCCTGTGAGGTTTCCGGGCTGTTGTCGTTTGAAGTTCCGCCGGCATGGATAGGCCGTGAATCGATCAATGTTCGTCGAGCACTTCCCTGATTGTATTGGCCAAGTCAAGGAGGGCCAGGGGCTTTGTTAGAAAGCGTCGAATGCCCATGTCTTCAGCCTCTCTTTCCGAAATGTGCACGCTGAACCCGGTGCAGAGAATGATCGGCAGTTCGGGACGAATCCGTCTTATTTCTTTGGACAGTTCAGCGCCCGTCAGCTGCGGCATGGTCATGTCCGTGATCATCAGGTCGAATCGGTCCGGATTTGCTTTAAAAGTCTCGAGAGCTTCCCTGCTGGAGGTGTATGCCGTGACATGATAGCCCAACGACTCGAGCATCTCCCCCCAAAGTTCCGCCAAGTGTTCCTCGTCGTCCACAAACAGAATTCGTTCCGTTCCGGCGGGGATCGGGGGACGTCCTAAATGAGACTGTTTGTTCTTTTCGCTCACCATTCAATGGCCGCTGGACACGAAACGTCCAGTCCTTTTCCGGCTGCACTTCAATCGGTTATGCAGGCACAAACGATTCTTGACTATAGCAACTCCGAAGAGGCGTGTGTCCACGAGGTCGGAAAGAGCTTCCGAAAGAGCCTGCGGTAGGCTCTCCCGTTTTCCTGTCCGACGTGTTAAAAGGGCCGGGCTTCGTTTCCTCTTCTCCGTGAGGCCTGCCTGCCATGCATACGGGCGCTGTGGAGCAAAGGATTTCATCCGCTTGAGAGTAAGCGGATCGAAAAACGTCGACACTTCGATTCGAATTGCTCGCCGCTCTAAACAAAATTTAGGACTTATTATACCATCCCATGGAAGTAAATCCACTACCGCTTCCCCCAAATCGTGCTACGACCTCCAAACGGCCTGTTGATCTCACTGGGCGTCCGGATCTTCGTCCTATCATAGGGAGCACATAAGGGAACTCCAGTGGCCGGAATGGATCCAAAAAAAGTGTTGATGAGCGTACGAATGGGAAATAGTATAGGAGAAGACGAGGAGTGGCTCGGAGACGAGCTACCGGGAATCTCACAACCTCGACGGAGGAATCACTATGAGGAACATCATGAGGAAGATTGAGTTCATTTTGGCGGCAGCCGTGTTAGCTTTATGTGTGGGGATGGGACCAACCGGGTTTGATCGTTGCGCTCTGGCCGCCGAGGAGCCGGTGCTCTTCGAAATCGTGCTTCGGTCGGAGCTGCTCTCCAGCACGCCCATCTACGAGCAGCGCCACGAGAACGCTCCTACGCGCATCATCGGATTCTCAACATCCTCTGAGGCGTACTTGATCAACACGACCATGGACAGCGGGATTTTACCGCCACCGGACCAGGACCTTGGGAGCCCTATCGGCACGACTACCTCCGAGATCTACTTTCCTGCGGGCGTTTATGCCGACAAAAGTCAGGAATTTCAGATCCTCGGCGGATCGGGGTCGTTCGCCATGTCCGGCGCCACCATGTCTTTTGAGGGGAGCTCCATCATCCGATGGGTTCAGGATCCGGACGATCCGTCGCTGCAACCGGGGGACGTTCGCTGGACGGACTTCTCCATGGGGATTACCGAATCCACCGGTAACCTGGCGGGTTGGAAAGGGCACGTTGTCGGCACCCGACTCCTCATCGGCGATTCGCAAAATCCCATCACATTCCAAAGCGGCATCGTGATCTTTCGTTTGACGCAATAGCAGCCGAAACAGCTTTGTCAGCAGCCTCCCGGACGCTTGCCGACTTCAGCCGTGCAAATCCGTGCCTGAGTCGTGATCCGGGAGGCGGCTATCGACCATACGAAGGAAGCCTAAAGTCAGGGAATTTACAATGACCATCGTCTACTTGATCCAGAGTGTCGCGCACCCGGATCGACGATATGTGGATCTGACCCAAGACCTGAAGCAGAGCATGACGGATCACAACTCGGGCGGAATAACGGATACGGCTTCGCGCGCTCCATGGAAGTGCGTGGTGGCCGTCGCCTTCGAAGATGCGCAAAAAGCCATCGAATTTGAAGCTTTCCTGGATTCGCACACAGGCCGCGCTTTTGCCGAGACTCACTTTTTCTAAGCTCGATTTTCCCAGACAGATTGGACTACAAGACGATGCCGATGGAACTTCCTGTTGTTGAGGCGGAACGGAGGGTGGTAACACCGAGCGGCAATGGGAAGCGGGTGGAACGGTCTGAAGCCTCCGATTGCCAATTCACTTTCCGGCCGGGTATTTGATTCGGTTTTTCTCGATCTTCGTTTCTGCGCACTGTAAGGGATCGATATCGAACTTATCCGAGAAATTGATCAGGCAGATCAGGATATCGCCCACTTCGTCACAGACCTTTTCGAGCTGCTGGGAATCCAGATCGTAACTCTGGTCCTGGGTCAACCAACGAAAGTGTTCAGCCAGTTCGGCGGCTTCGATCATCAATGCCGTGGCCAGGTTTTTCGGGCTGTGATATTGGCCCCAATTTCTTTCCTCGGCAAATTGTCTCAATTTGATCTTGAGTGCTTCCATTCTTGAATCTCGAAGTGCCTGTTTGTTTTTCAGGCCTTATACTGTTCTTTTCGTCGTTGTGTAAAGCTGCAAATCCTATCGCCTCCGGAGCCTTGCGGCGCTTAATCCATCAACCGTAGTAGGCGAACCATGGAAAAACAGATTGTCACTATCGTTGGCGCGCGCCCTCAATT is drawn from Deltaproteobacteria bacterium and contains these coding sequences:
- a CDS encoding NADH:flavin oxidoreductase, whose product is MRGLFESGSIGSLRLSNRFVRSATWSGMASDDGACTSKLTGLKSSLARGGVGLIITGHAYVRPDGQAGPWQLGVYKDDLIPGLRTMTDTVHREGGKILMQMSHAGFFSHPKLTGKTPLAPSIVEGFAKSPRNELTLEDIQGIVDAFGKAALRAKQAGFDGIQLHAAHGYLLSQFLSPAFNKRTDSYGGSIDNRARALMEVLETVRKAVGEDYPVLVKMNSQDYLDGGLSLEDSVQVGQMLAGAGIDAIELSGGTIASGDRNPNFNKVLSEEQEAFFRDAAGAFKKEIDVPLILVGGIRSYHLAEKILAEGLADYISLCRPLIREPGLVNRWKAGDLRKATCISDNSCLGAAMSGEGLYCVVERKAEKAGTNAPEG
- a CDS encoding DUF169 domain-containing protein — its product is MNDLKGVSHDLVQRLSLDYEPVGVAFFRQSDRLPEGVSFAQKELKSYCQALVLAGKGESLLLGKEQMGCKLGTSVLGFETDMEAYLDDGVLEKYGVGLYATEEASAETILKSTYLEKGNTEAVFIAPLSQFAENPEVVIFTANSEQVMWLLYAVNYETGGKMNLPQSGGALGGCSDITVLPMLEGISNITFLGLGCRIKSAIDPCDLMMGVPGNRVAMLHGHIVDMAKPIAMLNKLRSGA
- a CDS encoding Dabb family protein, with the protein product MIKHIVMWKLKEFVDNHSKAQNAKTMKQMLEKLKDKIEEIKCMEIGIGAARSASNYDIVLSSSFNDWRDLEAYLKHPEHSGVREFVIKVSLERAVVDYESD
- a CDS encoding nucleotide pyrophosphohydrolase; this translates as MEALKIKLRQFAEERNWGQYHSPKNLATALMIEAAELAEHFRWLTQDQSYDLDSQQLEKVCDEVGDILICLINFSDKFDIDPLQCAETKIEKNRIKYPAGK
- a CDS encoding GIY-YIG nuclease family protein; this encodes MTIVYLIQSVAHPDRRYVDLTQDLKQSMTDHNSGGITDTASRAPWKCVVAVAFEDAQKAIEFEAFLDSHTGRAFAETHFF
- a CDS encoding response regulator, coding for MVSEKNKQSHLGRPPIPAGTERILFVDDEEHLAELWGEMLESLGYHVTAYTSSREALETFKANPDRFDLMITDMTMPQLTGAELSKEIRRIRPELPIILCTGFSVHISEREAEDMGIRRFLTKPLALLDLANTIREVLDEH
- a CDS encoding aspartate--ammonia ligase, yielding MADKKADLAGPGIGDYADLEKILPRNYRSLLSPKETQRAIFELKNYIEEHLCRELNLMMVTVPLIVDVRSGVNDYLDRDGSRTPVRFHISNDNDQHPVDAEVVQAATKWKRMALKQFGMDIGEGLCTDMRAVRKDYFLDHDHSAYVDQWDWELAITDAQRNLAFLREVVEKIWKVVTGAEKHVQERFPQLKTDQYHNLPEELTFLHAEDILDRYPDLPRKQRETTILQEHPAVFIYGIGWSLADGYPHELRAADYDDWCTECVSEDGRPMHGLNGDILVWNPVTRRRHELTSMGIRVNADRLRQQLELADQTDSLKLPYHRAILNNEIPLSIGGGIGQSRTNMLLLKKAHLGEVSVTVWPEILKEMCKKKNIHVLE